Proteins encoded in a region of the Oceaniferula marina genome:
- a CDS encoding DUF4279 domain-containing protein, producing the protein MNQPIYNDGYSACSETYSTLCIYHNEKLPSDVTARLGIEPDREILKEEAPTRHTKSNGWFFGTKGKLQSRDSRRHIDWIVDRLEAKKDDVLCMTNEGYDISIFSLWVSESANGGPKLSPYQMHRLSELNIEVSWDIYL; encoded by the coding sequence ATGAATCAACCTATTTACAATGACGGCTATAGCGCTTGCTCTGAAACATATTCTACCCTGTGTATTTATCATAATGAGAAGCTTCCCTCAGATGTTACTGCCAGACTTGGTATTGAACCCGATCGAGAGATCTTAAAGGAAGAAGCTCCTACACGTCATACGAAGTCCAATGGTTGGTTTTTTGGTACAAAGGGGAAGCTGCAATCCAGGGATTCCAGAAGGCACATCGATTGGATTGTGGATCGTTTGGAAGCTAAAAAGGATGATGTCTTGTGTATGACTAATGAAGGTTATGACATTTCTATATTTTCATTGTGGGTGTCAGAATCAGCAAATGGAGGACCCAAGTTGTCACCATATCAGATGCATAGACTATCGGAATTGAATATTGAGGTTAGCTGGGATATCTACCTTTAG